DNA from bacterium:
GGCTTGAGCCCATATTCCCCGCTACCGTCAAAGTTTTGGTCGTTCCAGCCTTAACGGTAAACGTACCACCGATTACTGCTTGGTGATTTGACCCAAGTGTCTTTGCGATATCAAACTGTGTACCGTCTTCATCCAAAAGGACGATTCCGGCAAACACAGCATCTTGAGCAAGACCACTTCTCTCAACATTGACACCGGTGATGGTCACATCAGATGCGCCTGCCGTTACCATAAATTTGGTGAATGGAATGCGTGATGCGCTTGTCGGTGCAAGTGAGTTTGATGGCTGTGAAGCCGATGAAACCGTAAGAGCGCCAACTGTTGGCGTCGTTGTTGGTGTCGTCGGGGTTGTTGGCGTCGTCGGGGTTGTTGCTACCGAGCACATTGCGTTAAGCTTTGCGCGTGTTGCGGCACCAACGAAACCTGTACCACTCGTGAGTCCTACCAGAGTAAGAACTTCAGCGGTGTACTTGTCCTGGAATTTTACGACTGCGGCTTTGGTTCTTGCACCAAAATAGCTCGTCTCATATCCGGGAGCTCCTGCGTCTACTCCTGAAGCTATTTGGGTAGCTGGGTCGAGATTAAGAAATTTTTGCAAATTCATAACATCTCCGCCAGTACTACCTTGTCTAAGATTTGTTGCAAAAGTGAATGTGCATGATCCAGTGCCTGTTGTTGCAGCAATTTGCGAGTTAAGCGAATTGATCTGCGCCATAAGGGCTGTGATCTGGGCTTGAAGGTCAGAAACAGCGTCTGCTGATGCGACCATTGGTCCCATCATCATGACTGCTGTAAGTAAACCGACAAAACCTGCAACTGCTTTTGCAGTTTTAGATTCTTTCAATTTATACATACTAAATAATTTACTTTTTAATTAATATAATTTTTTTCCGAATTCGCATTCGGTGGAAAAAATTATTCTGCGGTAATATGTTAGTTTCGACAAAAACCTAACGATACTTCCCGCATCTACTACTATTCCAGCGCCTCGCGATTTTTTTATAATCGTTATCACTGGACTAGCTGACAAAAAAGAATGAACGAGTACCTGCATTCTGAATAGTTCGACCACAAAGAAAACAAATTAACATTTGATTACAGTTTCTATTGCATCGAGCGAGGAGTGGCACGCAAGAATTACCTTGCATGACATCCAAGCGACGATGCAATAATAGAATTACAAATTCTATCTATTCTGTTTTCAAAGTCCTTGCTCCCTTGCTTATCACCCGTACTGAAATACTTTCTGAAATCTTTCCAGACTGACTCACCACTCCTACGATATAGAAGACGGTGTATTCGTTTTGATATGACATCCAACTTCATATTGGAGAAATCTCAAAACCTACGGTAATTATATCTGATTTCCGGAAAGACCTGCAAAATGGAGTGTGGATAACTTAAAATATGGCTTGCTTAATGCAAACCATAACTCAACCCTTATACTGCGGGTTTTTATCCACCTCAAGATAATAGCGTATATTGGGAGAGAAAACAAGCTTCATTTACGAGACAAGCTTCCAACCCTTTAAAAAAGCTATTGAAGCTCATGAAGCTCTTCTTGTTATGCCAGCGAGTATCTGCTCCATCTCCGCTCACCAACTTTTTTAAGGACATTTTTATCTACCAACGCAAGTAATTCACGCTGTATTGTTTTTTCACTGCAATCAGAGATTACCTGCGCGATGTCCTTTACGGTGAGATTATCCTTTTTCTTTAAAATCTTCAAAATTGTTTCCGAGCGGTCTCCTTTTCTTTTTGATGCGATGGAATGGAGCAAGCTTCTAGCTTCTTTAGCTTCAATAGCTTCGGGAGCCTTAGAAAGGAGCTTCATTGGCTTCATGGAAAGACTTTGTGGGTGTTGTTGGGAAGAGCTTCGGGAAATAGCTTTGTTAGGAAGAGCTTCTTTAGCTTCGATAGCTTCTGGAGCTTTTTCAAGAAGTTTGTCTTGAGCAAAAAAATCACTCGTGATAAGTATGTTTTGTCCCTTTCCACTTTTACTCAACGACTCAATAGTGTCTCTTATGGAAAGGAGTTCATTTTTGAGTACGGTAAAATTCATTCCCGATATAAGACTCGAGATATGGGCAATTTCAAAACGTACTATTAATTCCCCAATAATACCAATACTTTCTCGAAGGTAATTTTCCACATCAGACGTTTTAGTATAAAAGACAGAGGAACTTGCACCAAGAAGATCGATGCCGAGCTTCCGAACTTCCCAACGAAGAGGTTCTTTCTCGGGGAAAAAATTTGAGAGCATATAAACTGCAGTAACAAGCCTCTCCGTTTTCTTGTGAATGAAGTCTGGAGTTACAAAAGATTTATTATCGTTAGCTGTATTTTGTGTCTCTTTGTCTTGATTATTATTTTCCATAGTGTTCGTGAAGATATTCATTAGCTCCGTTGGGAAGAATTTTATGAGATTATAGGACTGTCCTTAAGGCGCAAATATTGGAGATGGTTATCAAAATCCCATTATGTCCTTTATGTATCCTGGGGAGATTTTCATCGTCTTTTATAAAAAGACATTATATAGAAGATACGGAAGAAAACAAGCTCCTTGAAATACCTTCATTGGCTTCTGGAACTTTTTGGGGGGAAGATTTGGAAGTCCTGCTTCCAAATTCTTAAAAAGCTATTGAAGCTCATGAAGCTTTTCCACGAAGCTAACGAAGCTCTCCCTGTGTGGTATTATGTGATAAACATTAAAAAACTATGGCAAAAAAAGAAAAAAATGGTGGAGATAGAAGGAGCAAGGGGAATATTATATCTGGTCTTAAACAAGAAACACGGCATGCGGTAATTTCAATAGTATTGTTTGTGGCCGCAGTTCTTTTCATTCTCGCATCATTTCACAAGTCGGGAGTTGTTGGTAACTATCTCTACACTGCTCTCTCTGCACTTTTGGGTGTAGGATATTTTATACTTCCCATACTTCTCATTCTTCTTGCTATATCTTTCCTGAAAGAAACACGTCCAAATTTTGCACTTTCAACAGGGGGTGGATCAATTCTTTTTATGCTCTCTGCACTCGGCATCATCGACATTCTCTCTAAAAATAGTTCCGGGGGGATCGTGGGGAAGATTGTTTCGGTCCCTATACTAAAACTTTTTGATCTCACCGCCGGCCTCATTCTCCTTACCGCGATTCTTGCCACTTCTTTTCTTATCATGTTTGACACGAGGCCGCGCATTGAGCCACTCGTTCTCCTCTTTAAAAAACTTTTTTCACGCACACCAAAAGTTGATGAGACAGTTTCTGAAGTTGAAATTGAAGTAACCACCGGAGAAGAAAGCGAAGAAAGGGATGAGGATGCCCCAAAGCCGGTGTTGCAGTCGGCTCAGTCTGAAAGCGTCGGAAAAATAAAAACCGTGCTCGGTATCGGCAAAAATAAGAACAAAGAAATCTCAGTTGAATTCATAGGCAAGGGAACATTTAACCCTCCCCCACTTTCACTCCTTGAGGGAGATCGAGGGAAGCCCGGTGTTGGTGATATCAAAGCAAATGCAAATATCATTAAGAGAATGCTCCAAAATTTTGGTATTGATGTTGAGATGGATGAAGTAACGATTGGCCCGTCTGTCACACGCTATGCACTTAAACCTGCTGAAGGGGTTCGTCTTTCAAAAATTTTAAGTCTCCAAAACAATCTTGAACTTGCCCTTGCAGCACATCCAGTGCGCATCGAGGCGCCTATCCCGGGAAAATCACTTGTTGGCATCGAGCTTCCCAATAATACAAAAACAACTGTCGGGCTTGGCACACTTCTCTCCGATGAGACATATCAAAAATCCGTAAAATCACTTCTCCTTGCGCTCGGGAAAGATATTTCCGGTCATGCGCACTTCGCCGACCTCGGGAAAATGCCTCATCTTCTCATTGCTGGTGCAACAGGTTCAGGAAAATCTGTCACCATACACACAATCGTCAATTCTCTCCTCTTTCGCAATTCTCCTGAAAATATGAGATTCGTCATGATTGACCCAAAACGTGTCGAGCTTACTCTCTACAACGGCATCCCCCACCTTCTTACTCCTGTCATTACTGACGCTAAAAAAGCCATATTGGCACTTAAATGGGCAGCGAAGGAAATGGAGAGGAGGTATAACATTTTGGAAGGAGAGTCGGTGCGAGACATATCTTCGTATCACAAAACAATCGTAGAACCAGCAATGAAAAAAGTCGGGAATAAGCAACCGCCAACAAATGACACGGACACGGAAAATGGCGTAAGTAGTTTGCCTGAGAAAATGCCCTATATTGTAATCATTATCGATGAACTTGCTGATATTATGACCAGCTATCCGCGGGAACTCGAGTCGGCGATCGTACGCCTTGCACAAATGAGTCGCGCGGTAGGAATCCATCTTATTCTCTCAACACAGAGACCGAGTGTTAATATCATCACTGGTCTTATTAAGGCAAACATCCCCGCACGCGTTGCCCTTCAAGTAACCTCGCAAATCGACTCGAGAACAATCCTTGACATGGGCGGAGCAGAAAAACTCCTCGGCGCAGGAGACATGCTGTATATTTCAGGCGAAATGTCTAAGCCGATACGCATTCAATCGGCGTACATTTCAGAAGCTGAAGTTAAAAATGTTGTGAAGTTTTTGAAAAGCGAGTATGGAGACGCGATACCAGAAGAAATTTCCCTTACGGCGTCTCCCGGGAAAAACAGTCTTTTTGAATCCTCGTTTGACGACGAAGAGCTTGAGGATGATGATGAACTCTATGAGGAAGCACGAGAAATTGTTATCGAGACAGGAAAAGCATCTTCTTCGTATCTCCAACGAAGATTAAAGGTTGGATACGCACGCGCAGCGCGACTCCTTGATGTACTTGAGGAGAAGGGTGTTGTGGGACCAGGAGAGGGATCAAAGCCACGAGATGTGCTGGAGAAGCGTGTGCCGCAGGAGGGGGAATACCACTAAAAAAAGGTTCGTTGGCTTCTATGGATTCGTTGGCTTCGAGAACTTTTTGGGGGATTTGGAAGCAAGGCTTCCAAATCCCCCAAATCTAACCCACTAAGTTACTAACATACTAATTCTACCAGCTCTATGCACTCTCGACGACTTCTCAAAATACTGCTGTTTTGTGCCATGGCTCTTGTGGTTATCGGCTACACATATCTAAAAACAAAAGATTATATCGCGGGACCGCAAATCCTGATTACCTCCCCTATTAGTGGGTCTTCTGTTTCAAATTCACTCATCGAGGTTGTGGGCGTAGCAAAAAACATTTCGTTCATAAGCTTGAACGATCGACCTATTTTTATAGATGAGCAGGGGAATTTCAAAGAAAAATTGCTGCTCTACTCGGGATATAATATAATAAGCGTTAAAGCAGAGGATAGATATAAACGCAGTGTAGAAAAAACAATTGAATTAATACTAACACCGCAAGAGGGCGGCGGGAATGAAAATCCCGAAACACTACAAAAGAATTCATGATCAAAAAACCAAAAAAAGAAGAAAAAACAAGTGGAGCAACGATTGACGAGACCATCAAGGCGATAGAAACAAAATTTGGCGAAGGAGCCATCATGAAGCTTGGCGATAAGCCGAGGGTTGGTATTGATTCAATTCCTACAGGGTCAATAGGGCTTGATGAAGCGTTGGGTGTTGGGGGGCTTCCCCGCGGAAGAATCATTGAGGTCTTCGGACCGGAATCATCAGGAAAAACGACGCTTGCGCTTCATGTTGTTGCAGAAGCGCAAAAAAAAGGAGGTGTGTGTGCATTCGTTGACGCAGAGCACGCCCTTGATCCGCTCTACTCGAAAAATCTCGGGGTTAAGATCGATGAATTACTTATTTCACAGCCCGATACGGGAGAGCAGGCGCTTGAGATCACCGAGAGTCTTGTGCGTTCGGGGAAAATCGATGTCATTGTTGTTGATTCCGTCGCGGCACTCACGCCCAAAGATGAGATTGAGGGAGATATGGGAGCACAACACATGGGGAAGCAAGCGCGTCTTATGTCCCAAGCGCTTCGTAAATTGACCGCAATCGTCGCTAAAAGCAAAACGGTGGTTATTTTCATCAACCAGATCCGTATGCAGATCGGTATGATGTTTGGCAATCCGGAAACAACTCCGGGAGGCAAGGCGCTCAAGTTTTACACCTCGGTGCGCATTGATATCCGCAGAATTGCGCAGATAAAAAAAGGAGAGGAGGTGATCGGCAATCGTGTGCGAGCGCGTGTCGTAAAAAATAAAGTTGCTTCGCCGTTTAAACTTGCCGAATTTGATCTCATCTACAACGAAGGAATTTCAAAAGAAGGAGAGATCATCGGACTTGGAGAGAAATTCGGCATCATCAGTAAATCAGGATCATCGTATGCGTTTGGCGAAGAAAAGATCGGCAGAGGATATGATTCGGCACGGCAGTTTCTCAAAGAAAATCCGAAGGTAACGAATCAAATTCTGAAGGCGATCAGGGAAAATTTTAAGGAGGCGGCGTAATAAGAGAGCTTCATGAGCTTCGGTAGCTTTTTAGGGATTTGGAAGCAAGGCTTCCAAATCCTCCCCCAAGCTTGCGAAGCTCATGAAGATAACGAAGCTATAGAAGCTTTCTCTTATGATTGTTGCCTTTTCCCGCTATTTAAGTAGAATGGCAACTAAAGGCGCGTTATTGCGCACTATTTAATTGTTTAGAAAGAACACCATGCTTGAATACAACGAAGTAAAACCGGGGAAATATATCATCTACAACAACGAGCCCTACGAGGTACTCGAATCTCATGTGGCGCGCACCCAAATGCGCAAACCGCAAAATCAAACAAAATTGCGCAGTATGCTTAATGGCCGTGTCATCCCCATATCATTTCACTCTTCTGAACGAATAGTTGAAGCCGATATCGACACCCGACCAATTAAATTTATTTATGAAAGTCGCGGACAGTATTGTTTTTCTGAAATAAAAGATGCGAGTAAGAGATTTTTTCTGGATTCTGCGCTCATAGGGCCACAAGTAAAATTCCTCAGAGGAAATACCGAGGTAAGCGCGCTTACGTTTACGCCGGAAGACAGCGATGAGCCAAAAATTATCGGCATCAAGATGCCGGTCAAAATGGAGCTCCTGGTGAAAGAAGCCCCGCCCGCAGTACGCGGCAACACGGTGCAGGGAGGAACAAAACAAGTCACCCTTGAAACAGGTGCGGTCATCAATGTTCCCCTCTTTGTGAATGAGGGCGACACTATTCGGGTCAACACCGAAACGGGAGAATATGTGGAGCGGGTGGATAAAAAGAGTTTATAAAGTTAAAAGTTCATAAAGTTTTTAAAGTTATTATGCCCAACTAACTTTTGTGTTAGAGGTTTCTCCTTTATAAACTTTTTACTTTAAGAACCTTATAAACTACCTTGCAACATAAGGAATAAATCCCATAAAACGGGCACGCTTCACAGCAAGCGCGAGCATTCTCTGGTGCTTTGCGCACACGCCGGTTTTCTTTCGCGCCATAATACGCGCGTGAGGATTGAGGAATTTTTTAAATGCCTCCGTATCTTTATAATCGATATGTTTTATATTATTTGCTGAAAAATGACACTGGTTCATGATAGTAAGTTTAAAAATTAAAAATCAAAGTTCAAAATTTTTGTATTCGCCTTTGGCGGATTCCGCAATTTTACATTCTGATGTTTACACTCTGATTATTGCCCTTAGAACGGGATTTCATCGGGGTTAATATCTTCTTGGGGATATTCAATGGTATCAATCTCTTCTGCTTGTTTACCTCCTTCTTTTGGCTTTCCTGCGACCGATGGCCCTCCTCCTTCCTTGCGTGGGCCGAATTGAACGCGATCGGCGATAACTTCGGTTCTGTATTTTTTGGTTCCATCCGCCGCATCCCAGCTTCGCGTCTGCATTCTTCCTTCAATCAATGCCGAGCTTCCTTTCTTGAGATATTGCGCAACGGTTTCCGCTTGTCGTCCGAATACTACAATATTGTGATAATCAACACTTTCCTGCTTTGCACCGTTTTTATCTTTCCATACTCGATTGGTCGCAAGAGAGAACGAGGTGACCTGCGACCCCGAAGGGAGCGCCTTGAGTTCAGGGTCTCGCGTCAGGTTTCCAATGATGATTGCTTTGTTGAGGTACATGATAAACAAGTTAAAAGTTAAAAGTGGAAAGTTTAAAGTTTTTGTATTCGCCTTTGGCGAATTCCACAATTTTACATTTTGATATTTGCATTTTAATATTGCCCTTAATATATTACCAGCTCTTCAATCGTTTTATCAAGCTCGGCTTCTGAAGCTGGTATTGCTTCTACTTTGGGCTTCTCGCCCTTTGTTTCAGTTGCTTCTTTCTTTTTTCCTCGTATCCCCATGAATGGACGCTTCTGGATGAGCGTGCTTTCTTTGACTGTCTTAATGATGAGGAATCTTAACACCGACTGATCTCCTTCCATATTTTTTTTGAGAGTAGCTATATGAGAAGGATCGGCGTGGAATTTGATCCATGCGAAGTAAGCGTTGGTAAAAGATTTCCTTTTCCCACTAACGCGTTTATCAATCGAGTACGCAAGGGTAATCGATTTGGGATTCTCGTCTGAAATAAGGAGCGCTCCGCACGATTCAACGACTCCCTTGATTCGACTTGCCTCTCCTGAAACGGCATTTTCGTCGATCGTGGGCACCAGAAGAAAGCCGAGCTCGTAGATTCTCGGATTGCTTTCTTTTTCATCCTCCATGTTTTCTTTTTCGGTGTTTGCCATATAAGGTTTCCATACTAACAAAACGGGCTTAAAAAGTCAAAAATTTCAAGGTTGAATAGGAAATTAGGTTCTAGGCTCTAGGAAAAATAGTTTATCCCCCCGTATGAATTTGGAAGAATTTGGAAGCAGGACTTCCAAATGTAAGGAGTGTCCTTGGAAAAGGCTCTATGTAAAGGAACTTGCGATATTCAGTGGAGAAATTTTAAATATTCTAAACGCATTTGAAACCAGGGCAGGAGCGACTGTTTCAAGCGGTTCTCTGCGTATCTCGGCTATTTTTTTGACCACCTCCTCAACATAGAGGGGTTCATTGCGCTTTCCTCTGAAAGGAACCGGTGTCGCATACGGCGAATCGGTTTCAGACATGATCATATCAAGGGGGATATATCTCACCGCATCGTCATAATCGCGCGCGAAGGTAATGACACCCGAAAACGACATACTGAATCCCAGTTCAAGATATTGTTTTGCAATATCGGGTCCGGCAGAGAAAAAATGAATGTTGCCCCATAATTTCTCTCCGTGCTCACGTTTTTTTGACGAGAGTATATCAACAGCGTCACGGTGTGCCTCACGGCAGTGAATCATCAAGGGTTTCCCGATGCGGACCGCAAACTCAATTTGGGTTTCAAAAAGATCTTTTTGCCGCTTCTTCTCACTCGCACTCGCGTCTGTTGCCCTTAGATAATCAAGGCCGCACTCCCCTACTGCCACCACCTTCCGAGACGAAGCAAGCTCTGTAAAATATTTTTCATTGAATTGCTCTTTCGTGTTATCGGTCGGGTGAATGCCGATCGATGAATACATGCCGTCGTAAAACTCTGCAAGCTCTGTAACCAGTTGCGAGCTTCTGCGGTCAGTCCCGACAGAAATCGTGAACACCCTTTCGCGAAGCGTGCGTTCGATTACCTCGATCCTGTCCTGATCAAATCGCGCATCATTTACATGCGAATGAACATCGAAAAATCGAGGGGCCTTTGATACTTCTTCCATATATTATTTTCTCTTAAACATCGGCTCGGTAACATTCTTCGGCTTGAAAGAAACCGGCTTGTCGTGTTCATCAAGAGATGCGCCTATGTGTTCCAAAATCTTTTCTGCGGTTTTTGGCATAATAGGATCAAGCATGGAGGCAGTGTAGTATAAGCCACAAAGAAGGTTCCAGATGATGTTTTCTGTTTTATCTTTGTCAGTTTTTACAAGCTTAAAGGGTTCGTAATCAGTAATGTATCCATCTAAAAGTCCCAGAAGTTTCCAAATAGTATCTGCACCGGCATTAATTTGAAATGCGTCCATGTGTTCAAAATATTTTGGAAGAATGTCGTTATGAATCACATAAGGAATACTGAAACTGTCAATTGCCCCACTTCCTTGTGTTGTTTCCAGTTTTCCCTTAAGTGGAGTATCATTTTCCCCTCGTCGTAAAATTGTACCGTCAAAATATTGCGTCGCCATAGTGAGCGTGCGTGACATGAGATTCCCTAATCCGTTTGCAAGGTTTGCATTATATGCGGCAATAAAATTCTCTCGAGTAATATCCCCGTCTTCCGTGGGTGAAATTTCACGCGCAAGAAAATAGCGAACTGCTTCACTTCCAAACTCCGTGATAAATTCATTCGCATCGATCACATTGCCAATCGATTTTGACATCTTGCGTCCGCCCGATGTGATAAAACCATGTACAAAAATTTGTCGAGGGAGAGGAACCCCGGCGGAAAGAAGTATTGCGGGCCAAATGATCGCATGAAAACGAAGAATGTCTTTGCCGATCATATGCATATCTGCAGGCCAGAACCGTTTGAAGTTTTCGTTGTCAGTCCTTCCATACCCGAGTGCGGAGATATAGTTTGAAAGCGCGTCACACCATACATACATCATTTGTTTTTGATCGTTGGGAACGGGTATCCCCCACAATACATCGCGCTCTGGGCGCGAAAAACTGATATCGTGAATATCCTCTTTCATCATCGAAAGA
Protein-coding regions in this window:
- a CDS encoding DeoR family transcriptional regulator, which produces MENNNQDKETQNTANDNKSFVTPDFIHKKTERLVTAVYMLSNFFPEKEPLRWEVRKLGIDLLGASSSVFYTKTSDVENYLRESIGIIGELIVRFEIAHISSLISGMNFTVLKNELLSIRDTIESLSKSGKGQNILITSDFFAQDKLLEKAPEAIEAKEALPNKAISRSSSQQHPQSLSMKPMKLLSKAPEAIEAKEARSLLHSIASKRKGDRSETILKILKKKDNLTVKDIAQVISDCSEKTIQRELLALVDKNVLKKVGERRWSRYSLA
- a CDS encoding DNA translocase FtsK; its protein translation is MAKKEKNGGDRRSKGNIISGLKQETRHAVISIVLFVAAVLFILASFHKSGVVGNYLYTALSALLGVGYFILPILLILLAISFLKETRPNFALSTGGGSILFMLSALGIIDILSKNSSGGIVGKIVSVPILKLFDLTAGLILLTAILATSFLIMFDTRPRIEPLVLLFKKLFSRTPKVDETVSEVEIEVTTGEESEERDEDAPKPVLQSAQSESVGKIKTVLGIGKNKNKEISVEFIGKGTFNPPPLSLLEGDRGKPGVGDIKANANIIKRMLQNFGIDVEMDEVTIGPSVTRYALKPAEGVRLSKILSLQNNLELALAAHPVRIEAPIPGKSLVGIELPNNTKTTVGLGTLLSDETYQKSVKSLLLALGKDISGHAHFADLGKMPHLLIAGATGSGKSVTIHTIVNSLLFRNSPENMRFVMIDPKRVELTLYNGIPHLLTPVITDAKKAILALKWAAKEMERRYNILEGESVRDISSYHKTIVEPAMKKVGNKQPPTNDTDTENGVSSLPEKMPYIVIIIDELADIMTSYPRELESAIVRLAQMSRAVGIHLILSTQRPSVNIITGLIKANIPARVALQVTSQIDSRTILDMGGAEKLLGAGDMLYISGEMSKPIRIQSAYISEAEVKNVVKFLKSEYGDAIPEEISLTASPGKNSLFESSFDDEELEDDDELYEEAREIVIETGKASSSYLQRRLKVGYARAARLLDVLEEKGVVGPGEGSKPRDVLEKRVPQEGEYH
- the recA gene encoding recombinase RecA, whose translation is MIKKPKKEEKTSGATIDETIKAIETKFGEGAIMKLGDKPRVGIDSIPTGSIGLDEALGVGGLPRGRIIEVFGPESSGKTTLALHVVAEAQKKGGVCAFVDAEHALDPLYSKNLGVKIDELLISQPDTGEQALEITESLVRSGKIDVIVVDSVAALTPKDEIEGDMGAQHMGKQARLMSQALRKLTAIVAKSKTVVIFINQIRMQIGMMFGNPETTPGGKALKFYTSVRIDIRRIAQIKKGEEVIGNRVRARVVKNKVASPFKLAEFDLIYNEGISKEGEIIGLGEKFGIISKSGSSYAFGEEKIGRGYDSARQFLKENPKVTNQILKAIRENFKEAA
- the rpsR gene encoding 30S ribosomal protein S18; the protein is MNQCHFSANNIKHIDYKDTEAFKKFLNPHARIMARKKTGVCAKHQRMLALAVKRARFMGFIPYVAR
- the ssb gene encoding single-stranded DNA-binding protein, translating into MYLNKAIIIGNLTRDPELKALPSGSQVTSFSLATNRVWKDKNGAKQESVDYHNIVVFGRQAETVAQYLKKGSSALIEGRMQTRSWDAADGTKKYRTEVIADRVQFGPRKEGGGPSVAGKPKEGGKQAEEIDTIEYPQEDINPDEIPF
- a CDS encoding 30S ribosomal protein S6; the protein is MANTEKENMEDEKESNPRIYELGFLLVPTIDENAVSGEASRIKGVVESCGALLISDENPKSITLAYSIDKRVSGKRKSFTNAYFAWIKFHADPSHIATLKKNMEGDQSVLRFLIIKTVKESTLIQKRPFMGIRGKKKEATETKGEKPKVEAIPASEAELDKTIEELVIY
- a CDS encoding TatD family hydrolase; translated protein: MEEVSKAPRFFDVHSHVNDARFDQDRIEVIERTLRERVFTISVGTDRRSSQLVTELAEFYDGMYSSIGIHPTDNTKEQFNEKYFTELASSRKVVAVGECGLDYLRATDASASEKKRQKDLFETQIEFAVRIGKPLMIHCREAHRDAVDILSSKKREHGEKLWGNIHFFSAGPDIAKQYLELGFSMSFSGVITFARDYDDAVRYIPLDMIMSETDSPYATPVPFRGKRNEPLYVEEVVKKIAEIRREPLETVAPALVSNAFRIFKISPLNIASSFT
- a CDS encoding class I tRNA ligase family protein, which translates into the protein MQKFFITTSIAYANAAPHIGHAYEIVLTDIIARYKRMRGLETFFLTGTDEHGDKILRAAKDARKAPQVFVDENAKKFENLYESLAISYDYFIRTSDKKNHWPGAQALWQKLLVSNDLYKGVYKGLYCVGCEAFITEKELVDGKCPNHNTVPETIEEENYFFRLSKYGPAIQKAIESRELNIIPESRAHEVLSMMKEDIHDISFSRPERDVLWGIPVPNDQKQMMYVWCDALSNYISALGYGRTDNENFKRFWPADMHMIGKDILRFHAIIWPAILLSAGVPLPRQIFVHGFITSGGRKMSKSIGNVIDANEFITEFGSEAVRYFLAREISPTEDGDITRENFIAAYNANLANGLGNLMSRTLTMATQYFDGTILRRGENDTPLKGKLETTQGSGAIDSFSIPYVIHNDILPKYFEHMDAFQINAGADTIWKLLGLLDGYITDYEPFKLVKTDKDKTENIIWNLLCGLYYTASMLDPIMPKTAEKILEHIGASLDEHDKPVSFKPKNVTEPMFKRK